DNA from Plasmodium cynomolgi strain B DNA, chromosome 12, whole genome shotgun sequence:
tcactgctcattttttcactgctCATTGCTTCACTGCTCATTTCTTTACTTCTTCGCGCTGACGCGAACGTGCAAACATAGGCCCCGACCGCCTGTAGTTTAACTGTACAAATTTggccccccattttgcccGCGAAAGTGGCCCGCAGAAAAGCGGCTCTGCAGAGGCGGTCACGCAAATCTGACTGCGCGAGCGTGACCACGATAAAATAAGGCCACAATAGGCGACCACGCGAATTACTACCCCGCCGTGGTAACAACTTTCACCCGCGAAAAGGGGATAGCAGCAcccccttcatttttttgccacgaTAATGGCTGCACGCGCCGTCGCACTTGACctcgaaaaaataatttctcaAAAATGCATCGCCACTAAGTGAGTCATTTGAATGAAAACATCGgaaggaatatatttttttccttcgctttatttatcctatttttttcctccgccgtatttattctatttttttcccattttaataaCTTCCAACCAAATTTGGTACCCCCATACGAACCATATAATTCAATACGCATAGCATAACTCTCTTTTGTGTACTCCCGCCCCACCCGGTGTTCTACCAACTTAAGGTGTATTTcatttattgtaaaaaattgtgaaggcCCAGTTGGTGAGGAATTACTTTCCAAGTTGTTACTGGAAGGAATCCCCGGTTTGGAAGCTCCTCTCCACCCATGCATTCGTAGAAACGCCTCCTGTGAAGTTGCATCCACCCCCAGGGAGTCTCACTCCTTTTACGTAGTTGCATCCCTCCACGTAGTGCCTTCTAACCATCCCCAAAGCTCCACTCTCTCCCATTATGCACATCCTGGCGTGCTTCCTCTCCCTTGCCCTCCTATTCCTGTGTACACTTTCGCGACTGTACACAACCCCAACCCCGTGCTGCTGCAACAAATCGAAGAACGTCCCCACAAAGGATTTCACCACAGCTACCATGACCATAGAAGAAAACTCGAACATGAAGGATATCATTAATTCCAATTTCGAGGATAATAAGGATGAGAAAGTGATCAttgtaaatgaaaataatgagtTCCAAGAATTgaaaacgagaaaaattatgaggACGCAGAATTTGTGGCACAGATCtacatccatttttgttttcaccaAAATTGATCAAgactattttatttatgtacacaaaaGATCCAAGATAAAGGACTACTGCCCATCATACTACTCCATTGGTTTCGGTGGAGTCGTTtcagaaaatgaagatatgCTTAGCAATGCTGTAAAGGAGTTGGAGGAAGAAAGCGGGATAAAGAAGTCCCCCGAACAGCTTTTCGATTTGGGTGTGGTCAAGTGTGACACGGAATGCTCCAGGTCCTTCGTGGGTTCCTACGTAAGTCGCACTTTGGTTGAACCATGTCATTCGATGGTGCGGCTTCTTCGCATTTGCGCGTGCTCAAGCGGCAATTTCACTCAGTCGCTAGTTCTTCATGCCACTTATTTTTGCGTCATCACCCCCTTCCCTCCTCTCATACAGGTTGTCTTCATCGACCCCGACTTCCAGACCATCCCCCAGCTGAATGAAGTCGAATTTATCACCCGTATTCCCCTGAACGAATTTGACGAATTCTTACAAAAGGAGAAGTTCACAGTTATCAGTAAGAACAGAAATGTGCAACTTGCGCATACTGCATAAATTGCTATGTCGTCGCGACATTTGTGTTTAAAGGGAGTGAACATTGGCTGCGCTTCACTCGTGGAAGGTTACCCCCAAGTGAATGTACCAATGGGGCATTCGGACAGGGAAACGACAtatagccttttttttttttttttttttttttttttttgttgtgtgtgtgcatacatataggCATGTAGCTATATGTGTACGCTTGGGCAGATTTCACTTCGTGAAAATTGTTCCCCACTTTGCAGGCAAAACCGTGTATAACCATTTGAAAGACAAAATGACTAAATCCGCCTTGGACGAAATATACAAGAAAATCAACTAACGAGTTGTTCTCCCcaccagaaaaaaattaaaaaaggaaaaaaatatatgcgaCAAGTGTTAGTTCTCATGtagatgtttttttttttttttttacacactcATGTGTacacattaattttttcatcctcccGAACGACGCTGTTTCTCGTTGCATCCCCCCGAACGACGTTCTTTCCCGTTGCGTCCTCGTGTTGATAACCCGCGGCGTCAATGAAGAAGAAACTTTTTCGGTTCACTCACGAGGCCTGATTTATGCCCTTCGCTCTTCCCCTGATGGACGCGAAacagttacatttttttgcttcaaccgtagtgataattttttttttttcgccgcGTCACTGCGTGATGAAATGAACaaacttccccccccgaaCAACCGAAATAACCTCTCCCCCTGAACGCCTCTCCTTTTTACCACCATCACCCTCCGAAAAGACACCGTCCCCCCAATGAAACTTCTCTACATATGTGACACACGTTTTTGCACGTTCAACtcgagggagaaaaaatacttgTTCAAATATTGGGCCTACTCCTTGCAGGATTTGCTCAATAACAGCAGTCAGAGGGACATTCGGCTGTGGCTCGTGTGCATAAGTAGGGGAAGACTGGCACTTGTCATAGCAGCGATTGGAGATCAACGCCAAGCGGACATGTTTCAACCAAACTTGTGATGCGAAACGATGCAGAGGCGTGACTTTCATTTCGGGTCAACTTGTAAAAACTTCTACAAGGAttcaacgtttttttttttttttttttttttttagaccTGATTGACTACATCGACGTGCTAACCTTCTCTGACCCATTCGACtacgaaaatgtgaaaagggcattagaaaatatatctcctcattttaatttaagtGAAAAGAATTCCGGACAAGGAAACGATATGGCAGTGGATCCCCTGATAGCCTTTTTAAGGAACAGTGAAAGTAGGTGCCCACGTGGAGGCATCATTCTGGCTCCAATAAATGTTCGCATTTTTGCCATGTgtactttataaaaatggtacTCACCTCACCAATGCGCTTGCGTATCCACCTACGCCACCACCTACACTCGCTCGTTATTCGGCCCCTACCAACGTCAGACAGGGAAACAATTAAGGAGTGCGACAAAGTAGTCATTTTATCTTGCAATATGCACGTATGGGAGGATAGAGTTCCCGAACTGAAACTTCTCGCGGAAGCATTCCGCACCACCTTGTGTAAATTCTACCTCTTCAATGGTTATATAGCTGTGCATGCAAGGAGCAAGTTTGCCCTCCCTTGGAAAAATAAGGGGGCAACCGAGCAAGGTGGCCTTCACCAATCCATCCCAAATgagtacacacacacatacaagTGTATATATAGACTTACACATCTGTGCATTTTTCATCCCCTCACCCCTCTCATGTTAGTACACAAAAGCGCAGAAGACGGGAAGAACAAACTACCTCAACTGAGCCGTGCTTTGGGGGAGTACCCAAACTTCTTCgtcaaaaatgtggaattaaacaaaataaatattttgcaaatatcCAAGGAGATACTATCCATAACGTTTGTCGTTTCTTTCACCCTGAGCTTACAAAACGAGGTAGGAAGAATGCATATGGGGGGGAGGGTTTGAACGTAAAACAAACTCTCGAGAGAAGCAGGGGAGGGTCGTATTTTTCACCACTGTTAAACTCACCCACATTCGCAGCTCGTACTGAAGTGTGAGGGAAGACCCATGGTGGCAGAAGTGGGACACTCTGCCTTCGTCGGGCTCAGCAAATTCCCCGTTGAGTTTGACATACGGGCAAAGGCGCTAAAGGAGGGCATCTCACAGCACTTGGTTAAATCTACGCACATACCTCAGCGTTAAAGCGTTAGTTGGGTCAATGCGTCAATATGTCACTGAGCCATAAGTCACTGAGCCAATATGTCACTGAGCCAATGTGACGTTTAAAATATACTCAAGAGGGGGGCCACACAGAAGATCCCCCATGGATGTGCATACCTGTGTGAATATGTCTATATCAACGGCAGTCCTCCCTAGCCGGGTCCCAACTTTCAAGCGGCTTCACTTTTTATACTTCCCCTCAGATATATGGGATACCCATATTTTTAAGCGACACACCTGGGGGTGGGGAAAATTTAGTTTCGCTGGAACGCCTATCCAGGGAGCTCCACGAAAATGTAAGAAATGGAagcagttggaaaaaaaaaaaaataaaataacgaaaaaaagttcacCAGCGGTATGGGAAAATACTGACTACGATGGTGGTGTTACCCTTCTCCTCACCCAATTGTACATATCCCCCTCTCCCGTGCGATGCAAAACTGCAGGAACAAGTTATCATCCTGAGATCGAACATAAACCCTACGGATTTAAAAATGCAGTAAGGGGAGATGAGTTGTGCGTTCAGTCGGTCCATGTGAAATGGCTAGCCGTTTGTTCTACCAGGTTACACAACTAGCATTACTATTTCGTTTTactgttattttattttattttttttttttattttattattattttttttctttccccccctcccgggaagcgaaaaagagGTTCGCTTCTTATGGGTTGGGGCTCCAATGACAAAGGCGGAGGCGTCAGTGGCCCTATGTTTGCACGTAAGACCTGTCGTCAGCTACTTCACTGCGCATGCAACCTGTGTGTTTGACGCTTCAGTCCCATTTAAACGAATACCTCCCCTCGCCACATTAACCCAACGAAGGGATTAGCTACCCAAGAAACGTATTCCCTGTCGATCGAAGAATTTTACAAAGAACacgttgaagaaaaaaatgagcacctCTCAGACGCAAAGataaaggaaatatttaactttttaattttggttGACGAGTTTAACCCCTTGGTAGGTCAAAAATATGGCCGCTTGGCACAAATGCATTCTTCACTGTGAGGTTTGTTGTTTCTTTGGTGTTTCTTTGGTGTTTctttggtgtttttttggtgtttttttggtgtttttttggtgtttttttggtgtttttttggtgttttttttaccatttttttcattttcgcttGTGACTGCGCCGTAAAAACATATCTAAGGCACACAAATTTCGAACCTTTGGGTGCATTCCCCTCGCAGGACTACAGCAACGAGCGGTTTGAGTATTCCTTCAAGAGCGTTCGCGATTCGTTGATGCCTCTACCCCCCAGGGATGTTATTTCAAAGAAAAGGTGCACCTTTGCGCGAGGACCTCATCGGCGTCTACATATTTGCTCCCCGTTTGTGCCCACATCTGAGCATAACTACATAGGCATTCCTGCATGGCCATACCTgtgtgcatgttttttttgctcccacCCACCTACTCCCagggatagaaaaaaaaaaacgacgcTCTTAAAATATGCTGCGCTAGATGATGCCCCTACTGGTGCAGAGAACACCATGCCGCTTGGCGGTCGTGGAAACCTGGCCACTCGAAAGAATAACGAATCGACCAAAGGTAGGGAAATCCTGGACCCGCGATCGCTTCTCCTAGCCAACATGAATAAGGCTTTCCAAAAGAACATCATATAGGCAGCACGGGGGCTCCGACCTGAGCGAGTGCACATAGGGAGTAGTATACCCCTACGTGTGTGCCTCCCTTGCCAGAAAaggacctttttttttctttttctttttttgaccCCAATTGTAATTGTATCCAACtgcttaccttttttttttttggtgaggGGTTTCCTCAACAACATTGGCAAACCTTTTCAGTGATGTGAAAGTTGCCAGTCCAACGAATACCTTCTCTACTCACGAAAGTGTTATGCGCGTTATTTTTATGTGGTGAtaaaaacgggggaagaaaaatgctggaaatatttttggcaAACTGCCAAGTGTGAAACGGACTCGGAACGACAGCGAGCGGTgcgccattttatttttttttttcctccccccatgGTGGAAGAAGCGTCAAGGCTGCCACACTGCGCTACAACGCTCTGCGAACGGAGaggttaaaaagaaaaaaaaaagtaaaataaaataaaacaatagtGTTATCCAAATTAACCGAGCGAGAGGAGTGAAAAATGTGGGAGTGATCTTTGAAGAGAGACGAACGCGCTTAATCATCCCAACTCAGCAggcggaaaaacaaaaaaaataaatggttaAATGTTAGAGGAGTTTAATTCATCACCCGCGCActtggaggagaaaaaattgcctcgAAATTGCCGCGAAATTGCTGCGAAATTGCCGCGCACAGAATAGTATGTACCTCGACACCCAACATTCTGATCTTGCAGCCTACTTGTCGAGCAGGTaatgaaaaacgaaatgCTACCACGCAATTGCGGTCGCTACTTATACAATCTCTGAATAGGGACGCACACACAACACAGAGAACTCGCACGAGcgaagaagcgaagaagcaaagaaacGAAGACGCGAAGACCCGAAGTGAACACGCGAACAAGGCACAAATCGCAGTCGCGTGAAGTTTGCCCGCCCCACGGCAGGTGGAACCAAACTGAAGCCCTGTCATGCAGAGCCACAGTCTCCACGACGCACACGTGACAAATCAtggaagacaaaaaatacgATCCATCAAACAGATCgaaggaaaatgtgaaattcTCAAAATATGTAACCTCGCTAAgctttatgaaaaaaaatacaaatgataaagaagaaggaataaaaaaaaaagttaagtaCGCAAATGATGAGCATGTGTGGATACTGAAGGAGTACGAAGAGGATGTAAATgcctttttgaagaagcaggctgagcagaaaaataaaaataatgtttccCTGAATTGCCTCGGAAGGAAAtcatacaaaaattacaacagCTATGTAAATCTCTACAATatagaaattaaaaaatttatcaactCCGTTCGAAAGAACAAGCCAGTCGCTTCCATGAGGGACTGAAAGAATGTGTAGCCACTTTGGGGACACCTAACATTTgggtacccttttttttttttttttttctaacattTGTAAATGTATTTCCCCCGTTGTTTACGCCTCCCCTTTTCGGATGTTttttgctcaaaaaaaagatggagTAGCACCAGGTGGATAGATAgaccgcttttttttttgcaccccaTTTGGTAAACGTTTGTTACACGTACCTTTCatttggttatttttttttattttcacgtTCGTTGCCACGTTTGTTGTGTGCACGTCGTGTCAGTCATTTTCAGCAAAGTGCGCAGCGAAATGCGCAGCGAAAGGCGTAGCAAAATGCGTAGTGTAACCAACTGtgagagcaaaaaaatatgtgcatatataaaacaCGCGCGTGGCACATAGTGATagaaaacacacacacgatagtttttttcccctgagACAAACCAATTGGTCGTTtcgaattggaaaaaaaaaaaaaaaaagggaacaccAAATTGTACGTGCAGGCAAATAAGCgactcttctttttttgtggtGGTTCTGCCCGTCACACCCAACTTTTGCGTGTCCTACGGGGGAGAAAAGAGCGaaacgatgaaaaaaaaaaaacacaacgaAATGGAGCGAAAcgatgaaaagaaaaaaaaacacaacgaAATGGAGCGAAACGCGAAACGCGAAAACGAAGCAGATGCCGAGTGTCCCCTGCCTCGCAAACTTTCCAGCGAAATGGCTACTTACACTTTCAGGTCGTACTTATACCGCTTGGACATGTAACTCCGCTTGTAATCATTCAGGGTGTcaaatctgcaaaaaaaaaaaggtcaagAAGCGGAGATTGTAGAAAGAATCACCTTTCCTTCTTACCCGGAGAAGGGGTAGTGGCTGTGGTAGCGGCTGTGGTAGCGGCCGTGGTAGTGGTCGTGGCGGTGGTCAACCCGCTGGCACAGTCACATGCTCGTCAAAACGCTACTGCTGAACAGGTCGCTGGTAACAGGTTAATCCCCTCTTTTCGGGGAGCAAACGAGGAAGGCTGTCCACTTACACGCTCCTTTCCCGCGGCTCATACAAATTCTGAAAGGTTTTAAAAGAACTGGCGGGCAGCAGAAACAGGCCGAGGCGCaaagtaacaaaataaagaacaaaGTCGAGGAGACAACAGGCGAAACAGAATACCCACTGCAGTAGAGTCAATCCCGTCACGTGTAAGttaaagaagaaggagccGAACTCAAtgacaaaaatatgtacccccaaaagacaaaaaaaaattatgaatgtCATGTAATTTTCCCAAATAAGGTTCAGTAACATcacattaaaattattattggGTAAGCTTGATTTAGAGATTATTTGACTAGCTATTTTTAGTATGGAAAACTGCTTCTCTCCATTGTTCGCTTCCTCCGTGGGTGGTATCTTTCGACTTGCATTCTTCCCCGCTTGTCCATTTTCAAATTGGTTCTTTGATCCCTTTCCCgaattcttcacatttttggtGTTAACCAAGCTAGTAGATTGACTCCCCTCCTCCTTCAGCTCCTCCATAAATTGGCGAACATCTGCGGAGAGGTCCTTCTTACCCTCCCTTTCACTACCCACTAAAGGGATGATGTAGTTCCTAAATCTGTTAGTTTGTTGCCCCTCGTACATTTCccaatatatgtatatgtccCTCAAAAACGACttcaaataaatatgaatataggagaaaaagaaaaagagaaaaaaaatgttaaacaGAATAGTGCCATGTCTACCCGGACTGATAAAGGTATCCCATTCAGCCATCGATCTGTAATCATTCTTAACATCAATAACATGTtgtattttcaaattttctaaattttttttaaaacgaatACAAGAACGTATGGTGTAAAAGTAGCTGGATTGCTCCCTATCCGTAAGGTATGAAAATTCTGAAAATTCAAACAAGTTCCTCAAATCTGGACTCACAAAATCCCATTTGGACTCAGGAATAAATACATGTCCAAAGAAAAataccaaaaataaaatcaccGTCTTGgataaaatagaacaaatcatactatttatatcattttccttaaaaaagTCGTagctttgttttttcatcttcccAACTGTACATATGGAACTCTTTCGATAACAGGATAGGTAGTGAAAAATGACGTTcttcacaaaatatatgtaaagtATTTGTAtggtatttaaaaattcgAATCCATTTACCAAGGTGCAAACGgttgaaaaaatgacaaggCAGACATACAAGGTGATATTATACTCGATGAATAAGAGTATATTGGTGAGAATACAATTTGagaaatttttcaattttacaaaatcgtATAAacttttattcaaaataacaatatcgcttttttctttactttctCCTCTACCCCTGTTGTCACATATGCGTAGGCTACACGAACCCTCTTCGCAGTCTACACTGCTTTCATTTGTCGCGAGTGCATTTTTCCCGTAATAATTCGAGATGGTCAACAGACGTGATAACTCCGTATTCTCgcagttgtaaaaaatgttgttacTTAGGAGAAAatcatgctttttttttctcgcttcattttggctagtcaTATTTATCATCACGTTATCATCACACTCTTTCAAATTTAAAACTTCACTTCTGCATTTATTGGGCCCCAAAGATTTGTTATTCCCCTTCTTCAGGGTGTAATTCCCCAGGTTTGTTCCCTCTCCATGGCTTGTCTCATTGTAGTCATTTCcatcccaatttttttcttccacagTTTGCAAATTATCCTTCGCGTTTTTCTTGTCCCCCCCTTGGGGATGGTTACCAAATCGgtctccttcattttggtaGTGCAAATCTAACGCTTCCTCTTCCCCCACCAACTTTGCATTGTACAGCttgaaattttcaaaaaaatgagggaaaTCGAAAAACAGCTTCTTCACCTTAGACATGCTGTCCTTGGTGAATACCTTCACACTCATGCCATTCGCTTCCAACATTTTGTAATCGAAATAGAAGTGCTTCCTCAGCATTTTTTCGAACACCAAGATCGAGACACACGTGTAGTCATTCTGTTCTACATACTTGAGGTAAGTTTCCTCCATGTTGTTATTCATTTCTTTGTTGTCAAATGTGTAGTCATTGTCATCTTCATATTGGAAGAACTCCTCCCTCTCCTTCGCGCTCAACTCTATTTCTTTGTATGCGAAGCATATGACTTCTTCGTGTTTTTGCTGCTGCACCTGTTGGGCTTTTTCCTTCAGCTGGGCGATGTCGctgtgggggggggaagcgtaGAAGTGGCGAAGTGTAGAAGTTTAGAAGTATTAAGTGTAGAAGTATTAAGTGTACAGGTGCAGTGTAGAGGAGCAGTGTAGAGGAGCAGTGCACCATGCCGTGCCACTCCGCACCTTCATGGCGCGCCTCCTTAGCGCACCCCCGTGCTGCCCCGCCCGTGCGAACTAACCTGCGCAGCGCGTCACCGTCCAGGTACTGACTACACTTGGGGAGGACCAGGCTGGCGCGGCCCCTGACGAATATGCGCAGCACGCTGGGGCACTCCCCCCCTTGCGCACCGAGCCCCTTCTGACCCAAAAACCCTTCCTCCGACAAGACAAACGCAATCACGAAATCCTGGCCACTAGATATAACACGAAATAAGCGCTTCTTAGGGATGAAATAATCTTCCAACTTTATTTCGAATCccttcaaaaattttaagagaGACAAATCTATATAAAGAAAGTTTTCATTATAATGGTACAAATTGCTCGTCGTGAGGATGCCCTGGACGAGCATCTTGAAAAAGAGACTCCTCGatatttctgtatttttCCCCTGGTCCTTAGCCAAGCTAACGAATTTTTGATCTACTTTCAGATCTGCCCCTGCATCCCAGTCTGTGGAAAAGCATATATCCGAATTGCAAAAGAAGAACACACACCTGTACTTTGTGTACCTCTCCAAGTCTACATAAATCATGTTAGTGAAAAGAATTTTCTCGaaagtattttttctctttaggataaaattttcccGCATTATTTGCCTCCAATTTAACGCTATGCAGTTTTGCAGGAGCAGAGGCATTTGGTCAATGGAGAGTAAAAGGTACTTGAGGATCTCCAAAATGATACAGTTAAGCAAAAACATTAGCAAATTGTAGGCAAAAGTCTGCATATTATTCTCTACCATATTAATTAAGAAGTGAATAAATACGAACAGGATGCAGAggatgcaataaaaaattattataatgaccacattttttgaaaagctaTTTATGATGTCTTCCAGTTCTGTACTCTCCTCCATGTCTTTAATTGTATTTTGGAACATCTGCTTATTTTTACTAACGCAGGTGGTTAGCATGATACCTGTTCCTTCTCGTACTGTCGATTCTGACAGGACAAGAGGGGAGTATTCAAAtagtttttcaaaatttgtaACTAAtctattatttttgctacctcgattttcttcccctttttcatttccactttgatttaatttatccatttttttttcttcaccttctggAGTCTCATCACTATTATGTTCCCCCTTTGGGATTTCTACATTTGGCTCTCCCTCTTCTCTACTAAATCTTTTCAATGTCATCCTAACCTTCAAATTGAGTATTtcgaaataatttaatttctttttccttaacTCGTTAACGCTgatcttcctctttttagATTTCTCATAGTAGTACATATATTCATCAaggctaatttttttcttccatcttttttctgattttaaaatgttggaCTCATCTACAACCATGTTGTTACTTTTGATGAGGATTCCATCTGCTGGAATCACATCCCCTTTGAACAGGTACACAATATCACCTACTAAAATGTTCTTACTGTTAATTGTGTATATATTGTTCTCGAATATTATGTAGTTTAGtaggttcctttttttctcttttgctATTTCGGTAGAGTTCCTTCTGCCCTCTTCACATTTGCCTACCTTTTGAATGTCTCCACTGTGGTTATTCTCCCCGTCTGACTCGTTACTTAGGAGCACCTTCTTCTTGGCAGCTACTTTGGATCTTCTTTCCTCATCGTTCATCTCTACGTGTCCATCCTTTTGCTCTTCACAGGATAGCAACTTCGATCCCGTCTTTCTTCTCCTGTCTGGGAATACACCCTCCACGCTCACTCTTGGCGTGTTTGCAGTTACGCCGGATATGTTTGCACTTACGCTGGACATGTTTGCACTTTTTCCCTCCAaggttttcccatttggcgtTAACTCTCCCCCCTGCTTCGCGTCTCCCTCAGAATTCTCAGGGGAATGCCCCAAGGGGATAATGTCCTTAAAATTTTCCTGCACATAACTGAAGTGCTTGTCCCCCTTGAACACCTCGTAGTCAAAGAGCTCTGCATTTATTCTGTTCAAAAAACTCTTCAGGAAGAAATActtggaatatttttttatttctatcgtttttttgctttcaaaCGGGGCAAACttgctttttcctttctctttattttttataaagttccgacatatgtaattttctttaaaattgttcatcTTGGACATAATCGAGTTCATTCTGTTTTCCTTCTCGTAGTGCACGGCGGTCAGGGCCACGCAGCCGATGGTCACTATGAGGGAGAAGAACAGCGACCCCAGGAACTctgcgaggggggggtgTAGAAGTGGGTGCAGAAGTGAGTGAAGAAGTCAGTCATGGAGTAGGACCACACAGCAACGCCGCACAGCAACGCCGCCCACCACGCGGGGACTCACCTATCAGGTTCTCCCTGTCACACACGTACGTCACAAACGTGTAAAAGTAAACACAAGACAAAAAGACACTCAACGGGTAATTCGCCAAGTATATCTTAACAACAGAAAAGTAGGTGAGCGAGGGAAGGGATTGAATGATATTCGAGCAGTAGCTGTAAATTCGATAACTATTTATgacgttaatttttttgtt
Protein-coding regions in this window:
- a CDS encoding nucleoside diphospahte hydrolase (putative), which codes for MTIEENSNMKDIINSNFEDNKDEKVIIVNENNEFQELKTRKIMRTQNLWHRSTSIFVFTKIDQDYFIYVHKRSKIKDYCPSYYSIGFGGVVSENEDMLSNAVKELEEESGIKKSPEQLFDLGVVKCDTECSRSFVGSYVSRTLVEPCHSMVVFIDPDFQTIPQLNEVEFITRIPLNEFDEFLQKEKFTVISKTVYNHLKDKMTKSALDEIYKKIN
- a CDS encoding hypothetical protein (putative), producing the protein MKLLYICDTRFCTFNSREKKYLFKYWAYSLQDLLNNSSQRDIRLWLVCINLIDYIDVLTFSDPFDYENVKRALENISPHFNLSEKNSGQGNDMAVDPLIAFLRNSEIHKSAEDGKNKLPQLSRALGEYPNFFVKNVELNKINILQISKEILSITFVVSFTLSLQNELVLKCEGRPMVAEVGHSAFVGLSKFPVEFDIRAKALKEGISQHLIYGIPIFLSDTPGGGENLVSLERLSRELHENEQVIILRSNINPTDLKMHEKEVRFLWVGAPMTKAEASVALCLHGLATQETYSLSIEEFYKEHVEEKNEHLSDAKIKEIFNFLILVDEFNPLDYSNERFEYSFKSVRDSLMPLPPRDVISKKRDRKKKTTLLKYAALDDAPTGAENTMPLGGRGNLATRKNNESTKGREILDPRSLLLANMNKAFQKNII
- a CDS encoding hypothetical protein (putative); its protein translation is MEDKKYDPSNRSKENVKFSKYVTSLSFMKKNTNDKEEGIKKKVKYANDEHVWILKEYEEDAEQKNKNNVSLNCLGRKSYKNYNSYVNLYNIEIKKFINSVRKNKPVASMRD
- a CDS encoding plasma membrane Ca2+ ATPase (putative) is translated as MNNEITKSLFPYEAKFFKGIFDKYIKNEDYNEELKVVRSSKNLMEEVISKENGLNFYLDEHSDDTFLQQCKLEFFRKMLKYVYGRKEKDVPQGGSSSDVGWTGQSVDTVGEQKGKHVIEGIGNVKELHDYFVFNKKINVINSYRIYSYCSNIIQSLPSLTYFSVVKIYLANYPLSVFLSCVYFYTFVTYVCDRENLIEFLGSLFFSLIVTIGCVALTAVHYEKENRMNSIMSKMNNFKENYICRNFIKNKEKGKSKFAPFESKKTIEIKKYSKYFFLKSFLNRINAELFDYEVFKGDKHFSYVQENFKDIIPLGHSPENSEGDAKQGGELTPNGKTLEGKSANMSSVSANISGVTANTPRVSVEGVFPDRRRKTGSKLLSCEEQKDGHVEMNDEERRSKVAAKKKVLLSNESDGENNHSGDIQKVGKCEEGRRNSTEIAKEKKRNLLNYIIFENNIYTINSKNILVGDIVYLFKGDVIPADGILIKSNNMVVDESNILKSEKRWKKKISLDEYMYYYEKSKKRKISVNELRKKKLNYFEILNLKVRMTLKRFSREEGEPNVEIPKGEHNSDETPEGEEKKMDKLNQSGNEKGEENRGSKNNRLVTNFEKLFEYSPLVLSESTVREGTGIMLTTCVSKNKQMFQNTIKDMEESTELEDIINSFSKNVVIIIIFYCILCILFVFIHFLINMVENNMQTFAYNLLMFLLNCIILEILKYLLLSIDQMPLLLQNCIALNWRQIMRENFILKRKNTFEKILFTNMIYVDLERYTKYRCVFFFCNSDICFSTDWDAGADLKVDQKFVSLAKDQGKNTEISRSLFFKMLVQGILTTSNLYHYNENFLYIDLSLLKFLKGFEINDIAQLKEKAQQVQQQKHEEVICFAYKEIELSAKEREEFFQYEDDNDYTFDNKEMNNNMEETYLKYVEQNDYTCVSILVFEKMLRKHFYFDYKMLEANGMSVKVFTKDSMSKVKKLFFDFPHFFENFKLYNAKLVGEEEALDLHYQNEGDRFGNHPQGGDKKNAKDNLQTVEEKNWDGNDYNETSHGEGTNLGNYTLKKGNNKSLGPNKCRSEVLNLKECDDNVMINMTSQNEARKKKHDFLLSNNIFYNCENTELSRLLTISNYYGKNALATNESSVDCEEGSCSLRICDNRGRGESKEKSDIVILNKSLYDFVKLKNFSNCILTNILLFIEYNITLYVCLVIFSTVCTLVNGFEFLNTIQILYIYFVKNVIFHYLSCYRKSSICTVGKMKKQSYDFFKENDINSMICSILSKTVILFLVFFFGHVFIPESKWDFVSPDLRNLFEFSEFSYLTDREQSSYFYTIRSCIRFKKNLENLKIQHVIDVKNDYRSMAEWDTFISPGRHGTILFNIFFLFFFFSYIHIYLKSFLRDIYIYWEMYEGQQTNRFRNYIIPLVGSEREGKKDLSADVRQFMEELKEEGSQSTSLVNTKNVKNSGKGSKNQFENGQAGKNASRKIPPTEEANNGEKQFSILKIASQIISKSSLPNNNFNVMLLNLIWENYMTFIIFFCLLGVHIFVIEFGSFFFNLHVTGLTLLQWVFCFACCLLDFVLYFVTLRLGLFLLPASSFKTFQNLYEPRERSV